The following are from one region of the Mycolicibacterium diernhoferi genome:
- a CDS encoding carboxymuconolactone decarboxylase family protein — MTDSDIEPAQPPRIPPGGFRELGPLNWVIAKIGARGIRAPKFHLFNVIGQHRLLFLAWLPFSGYLLYAGKLSRRDAEVVILRVGHLRNSEYELQQHRRLARSRGLDAATQAAIFEGPDAPGLTQPQRVLITATDEFVITRSMSTETWTALSKLYNRAQIIEFCTLAGQYDALAATMATLRIPLDFPD; from the coding sequence ATGACCGACTCCGATATCGAACCCGCCCAGCCGCCCCGGATCCCGCCCGGTGGATTCCGCGAACTCGGGCCGCTGAACTGGGTCATCGCCAAGATCGGCGCCCGCGGCATCCGGGCCCCGAAGTTCCACCTGTTCAACGTGATCGGCCAGCACCGGCTGCTGTTCCTGGCGTGGCTGCCGTTCTCCGGATATCTGCTCTACGCGGGCAAGCTGTCCCGCCGGGACGCCGAGGTGGTGATCCTGCGGGTCGGCCATCTGCGCAACAGCGAGTACGAACTGCAGCAGCACCGCCGGCTGGCCCGCAGCCGCGGGCTGGACGCCGCCACCCAGGCCGCCATCTTCGAGGGCCCCGACGCTCCCGGCCTGACCCAGCCTCAGCGGGTGCTGATCACCGCCACCGACGAGTTCGTCATCACCCGGTCCATGTCCACCGAAACCTGGACCGCCCTGTCCAAGCTGTACAACCGGGCCCAGATCATCGAATTCTGCACGCTCGCAGGGCAATACGATGCGCTGGCCGCCACCATGGCGACGCTGCGGATCCCGCTGGACTTCCCGGACTAG
- the ramB gene encoding acetate metabolism transcriptional regulator RamB — translation MSKTYVGSRVRQLRRERGFSQAALAQMLDISPSYLNQIEHDVRPLTVAVLLRITEVFGVDATFFASQDDTRLVAELREVTLDRDLDIAVDPAELADIVSAHPEFARAMVSLHQRYRLTTTQLAAATEGRYTSGSGGSGTGTITMPHEEVRDYFYQRQNYLDELDTAAEDLTIRMRMHRAELTRELSDRLTRVHGVRIVRRNDLDDSVLHRFDPATRTLEIGEHLSGGQYVFKLAAELGYLEFGDLIDKLVDEGKFTSDESRTLARLGLANYVAAALVLPYRQFHETAENFRYDVERLSAFYSVSYETIAHRLSTLQRPSMRGVPLSFVRVDRAGNMSKRQSATGFHFSSSGGTCPLWNVYETFAYPGKILVQIAQMPDGRDYMWVARTVERRAARYGQPGKTFAIGLGCELRHAHRLVYSEGLDLSGGAGATTSNPMATPIGAGCRVCERDNCPQRAFPALGKALDLDAHRSTVSPYLVRQTT, via the coding sequence GTGTCCAAGACCTACGTCGGATCACGGGTGCGCCAACTGCGCCGCGAGCGCGGCTTCAGTCAGGCGGCGCTGGCGCAGATGCTCGACATCTCCCCGAGCTACCTCAATCAGATCGAACACGATGTCCGTCCGCTGACCGTCGCCGTCCTGCTGCGCATCACCGAGGTGTTCGGGGTCGACGCCACCTTCTTCGCCTCCCAGGACGACACCCGGCTGGTGGCCGAACTGCGTGAGGTGACCCTCGACCGCGACCTCGACATCGCCGTCGACCCGGCCGAACTCGCCGATATCGTCAGCGCCCACCCGGAATTCGCGCGGGCCATGGTGAGCCTGCATCAGCGCTACCGGCTCACCACCACCCAGCTCGCCGCGGCCACCGAGGGGCGGTACACCTCGGGCAGCGGGGGTAGCGGGACGGGCACCATCACGATGCCGCACGAAGAGGTGCGCGACTACTTCTACCAGCGGCAGAACTATCTGGACGAGCTCGACACCGCCGCCGAGGATCTCACCATCCGGATGCGGATGCACCGCGCCGAGCTGACCCGGGAACTGTCCGACCGGCTGACCCGGGTGCACGGCGTGCGCATCGTGCGGCGCAACGATCTCGACGATTCGGTGCTGCACCGGTTCGACCCCGCAACCCGCACGCTGGAGATCGGCGAACACCTGTCCGGCGGACAGTACGTGTTCAAGCTGGCCGCCGAACTGGGCTATCTGGAGTTCGGCGACCTGATCGACAAGCTGGTCGACGAGGGCAAGTTCACCAGCGACGAGTCACGCACCCTGGCCCGGCTGGGGTTGGCCAACTACGTCGCCGCCGCGCTCGTGCTGCCCTACCGGCAGTTCCACGAGACAGCCGAGAACTTCCGCTACGACGTCGAACGGCTCTCGGCGTTCTACTCGGTGTCCTACGAGACGATCGCGCACCGGCTGTCCACCCTGCAGCGCCCGTCCATGCGCGGTGTCCCGCTGTCCTTCGTCCGGGTGGACCGGGCCGGGAACATGTCCAAACGCCAGTCCGCCACCGGTTTCCACTTCTCCTCCTCCGGCGGCACCTGCCCGCTGTGGAACGTCTACGAGACGTTCGCCTACCCCGGCAAGATCCTGGTGCAGATCGCCCAGATGCCCGACGGCCGTGACTACATGTGGGTGGCGCGCACCGTGGAACGACGCGCGGCGCGGTACGGTCAGCCCGGCAAGACATTCGCGATCGGCCTGGGCTGCGAACTCCGCCATGCGCATCGGCTGGTCTACTCGGAAGGGCTGGATCTGTCCGGTGGCGCAGGTGCGACAACGTCGAACCCGATGGCGACACCGATCGGCGCCGGCTGCCGGGTGTGCGAACGCGACAACTGTCCACAGCGCGCCTTCCCGGCCCTGGGCAAGGCGCTCGACCTCGATGCACACCGCAGCACGGTGTCCCCATATCTGGTGAGGCAGACGACATGA
- a CDS encoding acyl-[acyl-carrier-protein] thioesterase: MMPVPDPHPDVFDVEWPLRMADIDRTGRLRFDGAARHIQDIGQDQLREMGYEDVHPAWIVRRTMIDLVAPIEGRDFLRLRRWCSGTSNRWCEMRVRIDGRKGGLMESEAFWINFSRETQGPSRISEDFLAGLQRTTEVDRLRWKAYLKAGGREDAEQVRRFPLRVTDIDLFDHMNNSVYWSVIEDYLETAPDLLKEPLRVTIEHDSAVALGDDLEILLHTYPAGSTEKFGAELTDRTVRTLTYVVGDEVKAVASVFGR; the protein is encoded by the coding sequence ATGATGCCGGTGCCGGACCCGCATCCCGACGTGTTCGACGTCGAATGGCCGCTGCGGATGGCCGATATCGACCGCACCGGCAGGTTGCGGTTCGACGGAGCCGCTCGCCACATCCAGGACATCGGCCAGGACCAGCTGCGCGAGATGGGCTACGAGGATGTGCACCCCGCGTGGATCGTCCGGCGCACCATGATCGACCTGGTCGCGCCCATCGAGGGTCGGGACTTCCTGCGACTTCGGCGCTGGTGCTCGGGAACGTCGAACCGCTGGTGTGAGATGCGGGTCCGCATCGACGGCCGCAAGGGCGGGCTGATGGAATCCGAGGCGTTCTGGATCAACTTCAGTCGGGAGACCCAGGGCCCGTCGCGCATCTCCGAGGACTTCCTGGCCGGCCTGCAGCGCACCACCGAGGTCGACCGGCTGCGCTGGAAGGCGTACCTGAAGGCGGGTGGCCGTGAGGACGCCGAGCAGGTGCGCAGGTTCCCGCTCCGGGTCACCGACATCGACCTGTTCGACCACATGAACAACTCGGTTTACTGGAGTGTGATCGAGGATTACCTGGAGACCGCGCCGGATCTGTTGAAGGAGCCGTTGCGGGTGACCATCGAGCACGATTCGGCGGTGGCGCTCGGTGATGATCTGGAGATACTGCTGCACACCTACCCGGCGGGGTCGACCGAGAAGTTCGGTGCCGAACTCACCGACCGCACTGTTAGAACGCTCACATATGTCGTCGGCGACGAGGTGAAAGCGGTCGCATCGGTGTTCGGCCGGTGA